The Myxococcales bacterium genome has a segment encoding these proteins:
- a CDS encoding class I SAM-dependent methyltransferase, translated as MSEGPMQNAREAYEAAMGSRINTPGVVLGPWASDDLINDPKHLAFVMARYKFCAKMLTGKQEVLEVGCGDALGLPIVAQAVGHLHAVDWDPRQLRGNAERLSHIENVSYVLHDLNESPLATRVDAAYTVDVIEHLEPAKEASFVENLVACLKPGGVLITGTPNITAAEYASPQSKIHHINLKSFESLRELMERYFENVFMFGMNDEVLHTGFGPMSHYLWSVAAGPKRI; from the coding sequence ATGAGCGAGGGGCCCATGCAAAATGCACGCGAAGCCTATGAAGCTGCGATGGGATCGCGGATCAACACCCCGGGAGTTGTACTGGGTCCGTGGGCCTCGGATGATCTGATAAACGATCCAAAGCACCTGGCGTTCGTCATGGCTCGCTACAAGTTTTGCGCGAAGATGTTGACGGGGAAGCAAGAGGTGCTCGAGGTTGGCTGCGGGGACGCCCTCGGACTGCCGATCGTCGCCCAGGCCGTTGGACATTTGCACGCCGTAGACTGGGACCCCCGTCAGTTGCGCGGAAACGCCGAGCGACTCTCGCATATCGAGAACGTCAGCTATGTCTTGCATGATCTCAACGAATCGCCGCTAGCGACTCGCGTGGATGCCGCCTACACGGTGGATGTCATCGAGCACCTCGAACCGGCCAAGGAAGCCAGCTTTGTCGAGAACCTCGTCGCATGTCTGAAGCCCGGCGGCGTGCTGATCACCGGCACTCCGAACATCACCGCGGCGGAGTACGCCTCGCCTCAGAGCAAGATTCACCATATCAACCTCAAGAGTTTTGAATCACTCCGAGAGTTGATGGAGCGATACTTCGAAAACGTTTTCATGTTCGGCATGAACGATGAGGTGCTCCACACCGGATTCGGACCGATGTCGCACTACCTTTGGTCGGTCGCCGCAGGTCCCAAGCGCATTTGA
- a CDS encoding glycosyltransferase — protein sequence MSDTPVRHRNYRIMRISSLGDPDAAEVLYRNDPSLRCCSFAEQRRSWLAEKIHHGDALARAMKSMGHEAEEIICDMENLQRTWAWERGIEVDEKNWRTQLVLHQIAESKPEVLFLQDHDVLPYESRRDLKARFPFIELLVIHQQSIVPSPKVIRELSTADLLLVSSAPLYRRCREVGLSPHLVYSCFDPGILSQLPAPSKVAEAQLFDFTYVMESGPAANNRNRNAQLKGLMHQTPLEIWSSPQSAPLPVSNSTKNHGPVYGLDYYKVLQRSRITFNAHGDLARGGVGNQKLFQATGVGACTITDRGANLGELFKDGTEVLTYDCVEDCVEKVDYLLNHEDERREIAAAGRMRTLSEHSSRKRYSEVDEIIQRALAGRRRSLRSRWSGLSGSLSF from the coding sequence ATGAGCGACACGCCTGTAAGACATCGGAACTATCGAATCATGCGGATCTCGTCCCTCGGAGATCCGGACGCGGCGGAAGTTCTCTACCGCAACGACCCCAGTCTTCGCTGCTGTTCCTTCGCCGAACAACGCCGCTCGTGGCTGGCTGAAAAGATTCATCACGGTGACGCACTTGCCCGGGCCATGAAGTCGATGGGGCACGAGGCCGAAGAAATCATCTGTGACATGGAAAACCTGCAGCGTACCTGGGCCTGGGAGCGCGGTATCGAAGTAGACGAGAAAAATTGGCGCACCCAGTTGGTCTTGCACCAGATCGCCGAGTCAAAACCGGAAGTCCTTTTCTTGCAAGACCACGACGTGCTTCCCTACGAATCACGGCGCGACCTCAAGGCTCGCTTCCCGTTCATCGAACTGCTCGTCATTCATCAGCAATCGATCGTTCCATCTCCCAAAGTGATTCGCGAACTTTCAACGGCTGACCTGCTGCTTGTGAGTTCTGCACCGCTGTACCGCAGATGTCGCGAAGTCGGACTCTCTCCTCATCTTGTCTACTCATGTTTTGATCCCGGGATTCTCTCGCAGCTTCCGGCGCCGTCCAAGGTTGCCGAAGCGCAGCTGTTTGATTTTACGTACGTCATGGAATCAGGCCCCGCTGCGAATAATCGAAATCGCAACGCGCAACTCAAAGGATTGATGCACCAGACTCCGCTCGAAATCTGGTCGTCTCCGCAATCGGCGCCATTACCCGTTTCCAATTCGACGAAGAATCATGGCCCGGTATACGGACTCGACTACTACAAGGTGTTGCAGCGCTCGCGCATCACCTTCAACGCCCACGGCGATCTTGCCCGAGGAGGTGTGGGCAATCAAAAGTTATTCCAGGCGACCGGTGTCGGGGCCTGCACGATTACCGATCGGGGGGCCAATCTTGGCGAGCTGTTCAAAGACGGAACCGAGGTTCTGACCTACGACTGCGTGGAAGATTGCGTCGAGAAGGTTGACTATCTGCTGAATCACGAAGACGAGCGACGAGAGATTGCCGCAGCGGGACGCATGCGAACCCTGTCGGAGCACTCGAGCAGAAAACGCTACAGCGAAGTCGACGAGATCATCCAGCGGGCCCTTGCTGGGCGCCGGCGGAGCCTGCGCTCGCGTTGGAGTGGGCTTTCGGGGAGCTTGAGTTTCTAA
- a CDS encoding aminoglycoside phosphotransferase family protein, which translates to MIHSIPNPRLLITAEEFLDRHEISPPYKIMPLVGGRGHRQYRVRTGAGRFLLKQYFRRVSEPRDWLAAEFKFCQFLHRSGIRQAPEPIAWDEREGLALYEFIDGRPLRRGEIGDREIESVIDFVREINMHRRRPDARALTKAHEAAFSIAAHIGQIDRRVQRLNGIDPINSNQNEALRFARRELSIAWKRAEESVRKECSKLGIDPGARLANDRRILSPANFGLNNVLRTRNGTLRFLNLEGAGWDDPARLVGDFFFQPSLAGEARHLELFRSKVFSGLSHPEFEVRRSAIMLPLFKTHWCCRVLEDFLDDTQPQVGPVEPRSRDLPWLSPVAAARRILNSRSPEAHELRGGDRQ; encoded by the coding sequence GTGATTCATTCAATCCCCAACCCTCGACTCCTGATTACTGCCGAAGAATTTCTCGATCGACACGAGATTTCGCCGCCCTACAAGATCATGCCGTTGGTCGGCGGTCGTGGCCATCGCCAGTACCGGGTGAGAACAGGAGCGGGTCGTTTTCTCCTGAAGCAGTACTTCCGACGTGTCTCTGAACCTCGGGATTGGCTCGCGGCCGAATTCAAATTCTGTCAGTTCCTCCACCGATCGGGCATAAGGCAGGCACCCGAGCCAATTGCCTGGGACGAGCGCGAGGGTCTGGCGCTCTACGAGTTCATCGACGGCCGACCGTTGCGTCGCGGAGAGATCGGGGACCGAGAGATCGAATCCGTGATCGACTTTGTTCGCGAGATCAACATGCATCGTCGGCGACCCGATGCACGCGCACTGACCAAGGCCCACGAGGCGGCGTTCTCGATCGCAGCACACATCGGCCAGATCGATCGACGCGTGCAGCGGCTCAACGGCATCGATCCGATCAACTCCAACCAGAACGAAGCCCTGCGCTTCGCGCGCCGCGAGCTGTCGATCGCGTGGAAGCGAGCCGAAGAATCGGTCCGAAAGGAATGCAGCAAGCTCGGAATTGATCCTGGCGCCCGCCTTGCGAACGACAGGCGAATTCTTTCTCCCGCCAATTTCGGCTTGAACAACGTGTTGCGTACGCGAAACGGCACCCTTCGCTTTCTCAATCTCGAGGGCGCGGGTTGGGATGATCCAGCTCGGCTGGTAGGGGATTTCTTCTTCCAGCCATCACTTGCCGGAGAGGCCCGTCACCTCGAACTGTTTCGCAGCAAGGTTTTCTCCGGCCTGTCCCACCCAGAGTTCGAAGTTCGCCGCAGCGCGATCATGCTCCCTTTGTTCAAGACCCATTGGTGTTGTCGCGTGCTCGAAGATTTCCTCGACGACACCCAGCCCCAGGTCGGGCCGGTTGAGCCGAGGTCGAGAGATCTCCCGTGGTTGAGCCCGGTTGCGGCTGCGCGGCGCATCTTGAACAGCAGAAGCCCGGAAGCTCACGAACTACGCGGGGGAGATCGCCAATGA
- a CDS encoding NAD(P)-dependent oxidoreductase has product MGSAISRVFGDDHEIIGMNRNHLDCENLDQVSAVVAAERPDLVINAVAFLGIDACESEADRAIQLNTLLPKRLAELSRDRGFVFAHLSTDAVFGDALDKYCVESDPVKPFNVYGLTKYGGDYFVQSIARRSYLFRLPVLFGESSKRDQFVEKMLSRVQAGERRLQISSDIITTPSYSRDIAEEMHRILASDLPPDLYHLTNEGRGSLFEMIELLVANLRLAVTVEPVSHKRFPSFGRKNVFTTMKSEKVTSLRPWRDAFREYCETLQAQVGTIETSSTQPERRVRKKWSSSSMNQGSPI; this is encoded by the coding sequence ATGGGCTCTGCAATCTCGCGTGTCTTCGGTGACGACCACGAGATCATCGGCATGAACCGCAATCACCTCGATTGTGAGAATCTCGATCAGGTCTCTGCGGTGGTGGCTGCCGAAAGACCCGATCTGGTGATCAACGCGGTCGCATTTCTGGGGATCGATGCTTGCGAAAGCGAGGCGGATCGAGCGATACAACTCAACACGCTGCTCCCAAAGCGTCTGGCGGAACTCTCGCGAGATCGTGGTTTCGTGTTCGCTCACCTCAGCACGGACGCTGTATTTGGCGATGCGCTCGATAAGTACTGCGTTGAATCCGATCCGGTCAAGCCCTTCAACGTCTACGGCCTGACGAAGTACGGCGGTGACTACTTCGTTCAGTCGATCGCAAGGCGTTCTTACCTGTTCCGGCTTCCGGTTTTATTTGGCGAGTCGAGCAAGCGAGATCAGTTTGTCGAAAAAATGTTGTCCCGAGTGCAAGCGGGCGAGCGTCGATTGCAAATTTCTTCAGATATCATTACTACGCCGTCCTATAGCCGCGACATCGCCGAGGAAATGCATCGAATCCTCGCGTCAGACTTGCCGCCAGATCTGTATCACCTGACCAACGAGGGTCGAGGATCATTGTTCGAAATGATCGAGCTTCTCGTCGCGAATCTCAGGCTGGCGGTTACGGTCGAGCCGGTGAGTCACAAACGCTTTCCTTCTTTCGGCCGAAAGAACGTCTTCACCACCATGAAGTCCGAGAAAGTCACTTCGCTTCGACCGTGGCGCGATGCGTTTCGCGAATACTGCGAAACCTTGCAGGCGCAGGTTGGGACCATCGAGACGTCGAGCACGCAACCAGAGCGGCGAGTGCGCAAGAAGTGGTCGTCATCATCGATGAATCAAGGCTCTCCGATTTGA
- a CDS encoding N-acetylneuraminate synthase family protein — MGSAPRFIAEVSSNHGADLQRSLAFIDRAADIGCDGVKFQLFKITQLFAPEILAKSHDHRARVAWELPLEFIPELAARARERAIQFGCTPFYLEAVDVLEPHVDFLKIASYELIWNDLLRACGATGKPIVLSTGMANLQEVRDAVETLFNAGCRRLTLLHCVSGYPAKPYEANLSALVTLRDLSRNFQSLDLDVGWSDHTVEPGVLHRAIHRYGAQMIEFHFDLDGKGEEYAVGHCWKPDPISHLIRDTRIAFRSDGDGRKIPAAREREERNWRADPTDGLRPVRSFRESFAR, encoded by the coding sequence ATGGGAAGCGCGCCCAGGTTCATCGCGGAAGTTTCTAGCAATCACGGTGCCGACCTCCAGCGGTCTTTGGCTTTCATCGATCGCGCTGCCGACATCGGCTGTGATGGCGTCAAGTTTCAGCTCTTCAAGATCACTCAGTTGTTTGCACCCGAGATTCTCGCCAAGAGTCACGACCACCGCGCTCGGGTCGCCTGGGAACTACCTCTCGAGTTCATTCCGGAACTTGCAGCGCGGGCACGCGAACGGGCAATTCAGTTTGGCTGCACTCCATTCTATCTCGAGGCAGTCGACGTCCTCGAGCCCCATGTTGATTTTCTGAAAATCGCCTCATACGAACTCATCTGGAACGATCTATTGCGGGCGTGTGGCGCCACGGGGAAGCCGATCGTTCTGTCCACTGGAATGGCCAATCTTCAGGAAGTGCGAGATGCGGTCGAAACCTTGTTCAACGCGGGCTGCCGGAGACTCACGCTTCTGCATTGCGTGTCGGGGTACCCCGCCAAGCCCTACGAGGCGAACCTCTCGGCCCTCGTCACCCTGCGCGACCTGTCCCGAAACTTCCAATCGTTGGACCTCGATGTTGGCTGGTCGGATCACACCGTCGAACCGGGTGTGCTCCATCGCGCCATTCACCGCTACGGTGCCCAGATGATCGAGTTTCATTTTGATCTCGACGGAAAGGGCGAAGAGTATGCTGTCGGTCATTGCTGGAAACCGGATCCGATCTCGCATTTGATTCGCGATACTCGAATCGCGTTTCGTTCCGATGGAGACGGTCGCAAGATTCCGGCCGCGAGGGAGCGAGAAGAGCGCAACTGGCGCGCCGATCCGACAGATGGCCTCAGGCCGGTGCGGAGTTTTCGGGAGAGCTTCGCTCGGTGA
- a CDS encoding motility associated factor glycosyltransferase family protein: MVSNKRDNLQKNLLRLRRKNSAMAKRVEDASSEDCKIVEGRSGDATVIYKGIQLGSSYDPRREGATIAAEIVDSEADIVIAIGFGLGHHLEALRANSPARLIVYEPSAERMKAALTARQSLTFLSDKFVDFADTLAQLFSLVDARYITGLKLQVYVHPPTMKLTPLEVHEAVAIVSRAKDFIDITIGTRVRELETWGKITMCNVGPISKNPSFRELFGRFKDVPTVVVSAGPSLDKQLPKLIEYRDRVLIVCIGQALGSLRSVGIEPDLVHVLESKRVEDQLSRVGSSDTTNLVLTNDVTGGFFDLPVRSRFIATPAADKVGRWIAGVLDRKGWTFGGSTVAHGAVSLAAALGANPIMLIGQDLAYTDGRHYAKGSAYDQVTIKFGDDGYSTIDSSSRMEMLKSTKSREPKRIRVLYVDGWYGEKVATSPSYAGFIDSYRGLAQICGDRGSEVLNCTEGGARIHGLPHLPFSEALEQHASEVVDAHRIITDVYDQWTPSNFDKFLQEIARVQKLLNKLDRNGRKGEERCEAAARELPRTNSPQRQIDLLRRIGHMEKEVRALLLSIPWIDSVVQPEIASSLAEVRRSENHHATPMQAVSEAQFLFEATQHGVVRARELLRLCSESVESSMAKEAAEEAASSGTQSADRRVRNSSSPKAHSNASAGSAGAQQGPAG, translated from the coding sequence ATGGTTTCAAACAAACGAGACAACCTCCAGAAGAACCTGCTGAGACTCCGGCGAAAAAACTCCGCCATGGCCAAGCGGGTCGAGGACGCGAGCAGCGAGGACTGCAAAATTGTCGAGGGTCGCAGTGGAGACGCGACGGTCATCTACAAGGGGATTCAACTCGGATCATCCTACGATCCCCGGCGCGAGGGTGCGACGATCGCCGCGGAGATCGTAGATTCCGAAGCGGACATCGTGATCGCGATCGGCTTTGGGCTGGGTCACCACCTCGAAGCCTTGCGTGCCAACAGCCCCGCGCGGTTGATCGTGTATGAGCCCTCGGCCGAAAGAATGAAAGCGGCACTCACCGCAAGACAGAGCCTCACCTTTCTTTCAGACAAGTTTGTCGACTTTGCAGACACTCTTGCACAACTCTTTAGCCTGGTCGATGCTCGTTACATCACGGGGCTTAAGCTGCAGGTCTATGTCCACCCCCCAACCATGAAACTGACGCCCCTCGAAGTTCACGAAGCAGTGGCAATCGTTTCCCGCGCAAAGGACTTCATTGACATTACGATCGGAACCCGGGTCCGCGAGCTCGAAACCTGGGGCAAGATCACCATGTGCAATGTCGGTCCAATCAGCAAGAACCCCAGTTTCCGGGAGCTCTTTGGTCGCTTCAAAGATGTTCCGACAGTTGTCGTGTCAGCCGGTCCTTCTCTTGACAAGCAATTGCCCAAACTGATCGAGTACCGAGATCGAGTCTTGATCGTCTGTATTGGTCAGGCACTCGGTTCACTTCGGTCCGTGGGAATCGAACCCGATCTGGTTCATGTTCTCGAGAGCAAACGGGTCGAGGATCAGTTGAGTCGAGTGGGTTCGAGCGACACGACAAATCTCGTCCTCACCAACGATGTCACCGGTGGATTCTTCGACCTCCCTGTTCGGAGTCGATTCATCGCGACTCCGGCGGCAGACAAAGTCGGGCGTTGGATCGCCGGAGTGCTCGACCGAAAGGGCTGGACCTTTGGCGGCAGCACCGTCGCCCATGGAGCAGTCTCATTGGCCGCCGCGCTCGGCGCCAATCCGATCATGCTGATCGGCCAGGACCTGGCCTATACGGATGGGCGACACTACGCGAAGGGGTCGGCCTACGACCAGGTCACGATCAAATTTGGTGATGACGGCTATTCGACGATCGACTCTTCTTCGCGCATGGAAATGCTCAAATCGACCAAGAGCAGAGAACCCAAACGCATTCGGGTGCTCTACGTAGACGGATGGTACGGAGAAAAAGTAGCGACATCACCGAGCTACGCTGGATTCATCGATAGCTACAGGGGCCTTGCGCAAATATGCGGTGACCGCGGTTCCGAGGTGCTGAACTGCACCGAAGGAGGCGCGCGAATTCACGGCCTTCCCCATCTGCCGTTCTCCGAGGCACTCGAGCAGCATGCGAGCGAAGTGGTCGACGCCCATCGGATCATCACCGATGTATACGACCAGTGGACACCATCCAATTTCGACAAGTTCTTGCAGGAAATTGCGCGGGTCCAAAAGCTGTTGAACAAACTGGATCGGAACGGACGGAAGGGCGAGGAGCGCTGCGAAGCTGCCGCACGGGAACTTCCGCGCACAAACTCTCCTCAGCGTCAGATCGACCTGCTGCGGCGCATCGGTCATATGGAAAAGGAAGTGCGGGCACTCCTCCTGAGTATTCCGTGGATCGACTCTGTCGTGCAGCCTGAGATCGCCTCCTCGTTGGCCGAAGTAAGGCGGAGCGAGAACCATCACGCGACACCCATGCAAGCGGTAAGCGAGGCTCAGTTTCTCTTCGAAGCAACTCAGCACGGAGTCGTACGCGCCCGCGAGCTGCTCAGGTTGTGTTCTGAATCAGTCGAGAGCTCGATGGCCAAAGAGGCGGCAGAAGAAGCAGCTTCGTCGGGGACTCAGAGCGCCGACCGCAGGGTTAGAAACTCAAGCTCCCCGAAAGCCCACTCCAACGCGAGCGCAGGCTCCGCCGGCGCCCAGCAAGGGCCCGCTGGATGA
- a CDS encoding ATP-grasp domain-containing protein encodes MKLLDPPAVSRAGVRNLAGQRIFVSGGAGVIGRELVPMLIDAGAEVLVGDLEPRPPDFPKKVAYRRGDLNRITERELRAFSPEVFFHLAATFERSVETPGFFDEGHRHNIALSHHLIGCMAKLSSLGRVVFASSYLIYDPALYTTDRPQAEAAVLDETATIRPRNLCGSAKHHHELELEFLSECPDVAFTSVSARIFRSYGCGSRDVISRWVRSLLAKEVLEVYGVEGSFDYIFARDVARGLLALAMSEAKGVVNLATGSSRRVSEVLAILLDHFPSMETRSLPTDIAYETAAADVTRLLDETGWSPQTRIEEGIAEIIAYEHKQAATYATRTPQIRWQSRSSRTPRGQNVLITSIAKKIPLIRSVRRALAKFDPGALVYGADCDADALGVHFVDAFWQCPRLDELSFQGLLEYCLRHGISFVVPTRDAELPVFAEYRPALAEAGIEVLVGSPSSVANCVDKLRFAKLLEVSRLPAIPTTEDFDSVRDHPSLVVKERFGGGSKNLHCNVSPEEALGLSKHLESPIFQPFLQGREFSVDLYRDRKGCVHGVVCRTRDSVVGGESQITTLVESPVLADLCEQVVRALAFWGHATLQAIELPSGEFRMLECNARFGGASTLSDEAGLESFYWFLLEASGENLNSHPFVRSRAGLRLIRHASDHFVN; translated from the coding sequence GTGAAACTACTCGATCCACCAGCCGTTTCCCGGGCAGGGGTTCGGAACCTCGCGGGCCAGCGCATTTTTGTCAGCGGCGGTGCGGGCGTCATCGGGCGTGAACTCGTCCCGATGCTGATAGACGCCGGCGCCGAGGTTCTGGTCGGAGATCTAGAACCCCGCCCGCCGGACTTCCCAAAGAAAGTGGCCTACCGCCGAGGTGACCTGAACCGAATCACCGAGCGGGAACTCAGGGCATTTAGCCCGGAGGTGTTCTTCCATCTCGCCGCAACCTTCGAGCGTTCCGTCGAAACTCCGGGTTTCTTTGACGAGGGGCATCGGCACAACATTGCGCTGAGCCATCACCTGATCGGCTGCATGGCAAAGCTGTCGAGCCTGGGGCGGGTCGTCTTTGCTTCGAGCTATCTGATTTACGATCCGGCGCTCTACACCACGGATCGACCGCAGGCCGAGGCTGCCGTGCTCGATGAAACAGCGACCATCCGCCCGCGAAACCTGTGTGGTTCGGCGAAGCACCATCACGAACTCGAACTCGAGTTCTTGTCCGAATGTCCGGACGTCGCTTTCACGAGCGTCAGTGCCCGCATCTTTCGCAGCTATGGCTGCGGCTCGCGCGACGTCATTTCGCGATGGGTTCGGAGCCTGTTGGCAAAGGAAGTACTCGAGGTCTACGGGGTCGAAGGATCCTTTGACTACATCTTTGCGCGTGACGTCGCACGAGGTCTACTCGCCCTGGCGATGAGTGAAGCCAAGGGAGTGGTGAATCTCGCGACCGGGTCCTCGCGACGGGTTTCGGAGGTACTGGCGATTCTCCTGGATCATTTCCCCTCGATGGAGACCCGCTCACTACCGACAGACATTGCGTACGAAACCGCAGCGGCGGACGTGACGCGGCTGCTAGACGAGACTGGATGGTCGCCGCAGACGAGGATCGAAGAAGGCATTGCGGAGATCATCGCTTACGAACACAAACAGGCTGCGACGTACGCGACTCGTACGCCACAGATTCGCTGGCAGTCTCGATCCTCTCGTACGCCCCGGGGCCAGAACGTTCTGATCACGAGTATCGCCAAGAAGATCCCCTTGATCAGGAGTGTGAGGCGGGCATTGGCAAAGTTCGACCCCGGAGCCCTCGTCTACGGAGCGGACTGCGATGCGGATGCTCTCGGGGTTCATTTCGTGGATGCGTTCTGGCAGTGCCCGCGGCTCGATGAGTTGAGTTTCCAAGGGCTGCTCGAATACTGTCTGCGTCACGGCATAAGTTTCGTCGTTCCGACGCGAGATGCCGAGTTGCCCGTGTTTGCGGAGTATCGACCAGCGCTCGCCGAGGCCGGAATTGAAGTGTTGGTGGGCTCACCCTCGAGCGTTGCCAACTGCGTGGACAAGCTTCGCTTTGCAAAACTTCTCGAAGTGTCGCGGTTGCCCGCGATTCCCACTACCGAAGACTTCGATTCCGTGCGGGACCATCCATCGCTGGTGGTGAAAGAGCGCTTCGGAGGTGGTTCGAAGAACCTCCATTGCAACGTTTCACCAGAAGAAGCCCTTGGCTTGTCCAAGCATCTCGAGTCTCCGATCTTTCAACCGTTCTTGCAAGGTCGCGAGTTCAGTGTCGACCTGTATCGCGATCGCAAGGGTTGTGTCCACGGAGTTGTTTGCCGCACTCGGGACAGCGTTGTCGGGGGAGAGTCCCAGATCACGACTCTGGTCGAATCGCCCGTACTCGCGGATCTTTGTGAGCAGGTCGTTCGAGCTCTCGCATTCTGGGGTCATGCAACTTTACAAGCGATCGAGCTACCCTCGGGTGAGTTTCGGATGCTCGAATGCAATGCGCGCTTCGGCGGAGCTTCGACGTTGAGCGACGAAGCCGGCCTCGAGAGCTTTTACTGGTTCCTTCTAGAAGCCAGCGGCGAGAACCTCAACTCGCATCCCTTTGTGCGCAGCCGAGCCGGTTTGAGACTCATTCGGCACGCGTCGGACCACTTCGTCAACTGA
- a CDS encoding haloacid dehalogenase-like hydrolase, with translation MVVIIDESRLSDLRSNPRSPSVFAKSGLDGRRIVLGIDFDNTLARYDELFHSLAIERGLIHPGTPATKLAVRSALREQGRDREWTELQGLAYGERLLHAPPFEFAIEALRALHQRGCELRIVSHKTRFPARGPRFDLRQSALDWLRIHRIMDLEATGIGRAQVFFENSQRDKRARIQSLGCTHFIDDLREFLLHPEFPTGVQRFLFDPNSLDKLHESIPVITHWDQVRECLSRTRKFVDHDALPYRSI, from the coding sequence GTGGTCGTCATCATCGATGAATCAAGGCTCTCCGATTTGAGATCCAACCCGCGAAGTCCGAGCGTCTTCGCGAAGTCCGGCCTGGACGGGCGCAGGATTGTTCTGGGAATTGACTTCGACAACACCCTGGCGCGCTACGACGAACTATTTCATTCCCTCGCTATCGAACGAGGACTCATCCATCCCGGTACCCCGGCGACCAAGCTGGCTGTGCGAAGCGCACTCCGGGAGCAGGGGCGTGATCGGGAGTGGACCGAACTTCAGGGGCTGGCGTATGGAGAGCGGCTCTTGCACGCCCCTCCGTTTGAATTTGCCATCGAGGCGCTTCGCGCTCTCCATCAACGGGGATGCGAGCTTCGAATCGTAAGCCACAAGACCCGATTCCCGGCGCGGGGCCCCCGCTTCGATCTTCGTCAGTCGGCGCTAGATTGGCTGAGAATCCACCGTATCATGGATCTCGAGGCGACGGGCATCGGCCGTGCTCAGGTTTTTTTCGAAAACTCGCAGCGAGACAAGCGAGCGAGAATTCAATCCCTTGGCTGCACGCACTTTATAGATGATCTGCGAGAATTTCTGCTCCACCCCGAGTTTCCCACCGGTGTCCAGCGTTTTTTGTTCGATCCGAACAGCCTCGACAAGTTGCACGAATCAATTCCCGTAATCACACATTGGGATCAGGTACGTGAATGTCTCAGTCGCACCCGTAAGTTCGTAGATCACGACGCTCTTCCCTACAGATCCATCTGA